The genomic region AAATAGTTTGCTTTCCATAAAGTAGTGGTAGGTGCAAGAAATTGTGACAAGTCTTGACATGGGTCACTAATAACAGGCTTTTCCCAGTCTATCAAGTAGTTATTTTTAGGGCCTATGATAAAATTATGGGAATTAACCTCTGTATTGTTAATAACAAGCCATTTGTTATCAGCAAAATATCTTTCTCTATCTTTATTTTGTTGAGCCCAATCTAAAAACATTTCAAAGAATATCTTTAATTTTTTATCTGGCTTTGGAGATTTTAAATATTCCCTTAGTAGTCTACTTCCTTCATCAATTCTATCCGTAAATACGTTATGTTCTGTTATGAAATTATTTTTTATACTATTTACATCTATCGAATGAATTCTTGAAAATACCTTTGCTGCTTTCTTCAGATCTTTATCATATTCTAAAGGTCTGCCTTCTAGATATTCCATAATCAATATCCCATAATCAAAGTAGGATTTCGTATCATCTACAAAGAATACCTTTGGGGTCACGCTGCTTGATTCCAATGACTTAAGGGCATTATATTCATATTTTATTTGATTTTCCAATTCTAGCTGACTTCCTGTGTTTACCCTAAAAACATACTTATTATTTTTATCTTCTAAGGTGAAATTTATATTATACTCACCTTGAGCCAAAAACTTTACTTTAAAATGATTCTCTATTGTAAGATATTTTCGCAAATCATTTGCCTTCACATAATCTCTTATTTTAACCTCTAATGTATTTATTAGCATTGTATTTATCACTCCATAATTTATTTATAAAAGTTATGGTATTAGTTGGTAATGTCTTGTCTTTGAAGTAACCAACATCTGCCCTTTGCTTCAAGTCAAACAAATCCTCTTTTGTGTCTATGTCTCTATGCTTATATGTTAGAGCTAGCTTTAAATCCAAATTATTTACAATATCGATGGTTCCTTCTAACACAGACTCATTTCCCCATTTAAGTTTATTACTAAAAATACCCCCATTATATTTCTTTATGCCGATAAAGTAGTAGCCTCCATCCAATGTTGGACCTAGAACTACATCACTTTTCTCTAGCTTATTAAACGAGTCCTTAATTTCATAGGGTTGTATATACGGGATATCCGCTCCCATCAAGCAGACTTTTTCATATCCTTTTTCAAAAACATATCTAAAGGCATTAGACATTTTTTTACCCAGGTCATCTCCTACCTGTGGAAAGCACCGAACAGTTTCTGGCACCATATCCTTAATTAATCCAAAAGCTTGTTCTGGCGTATAGGTAAGGAAGATTTGAATATCATCATTTATAAAACTAAAAATTTTAAATAAGTCCATTAAAAAGCATTTGTGTAATTCAGCGCATTCGTCTCCCGTTAGGATCTCCATTAATCGAGTTTTTGTACACCCTGGAATCGGTACCCTTGTCATGAGTATTAATGCTTTCACTACCTCACCTCCCTATACATTTTGCTAAGTTTTGAAGGAGGAACACCTAGAACATACAATAACTTTATTTTATGCATAAATAAAAGGGTTCGTAGTTGACCTCCATTTTGAAACCTTCTTGCAGAGGTTCCAATTGGAATACTCAGAATCTTAATTTTCCCACTTTTAAATAGTCTCTTGGATAGCTCCCAATCTTCCATTAACTCTATGTTTGGATATCCTCCTAGTTCTAAAAATACGTCTTTTCTAACAAAAATTCCTTGGTCTCCAAAATAAATTCCGAGATACTTTGCCCGTATATTTGATGTTGCTGCTACAAACTTCATAAATATAGTATCATAGTCATAAAAATAAAGAGAAAATCCTCCGCCTGTATATCCACTCTTTATAGATTCTTCAATAGCACTTAATGCTTCTACGTTTATTATAGAATCTGAATGAACAAACCATAATATATCTCCATTTGATTCTTTTGCGCCACTATTCATTTGTTTAGACCGACCCTTTTCGCTATGAATGACCCTTCCATATTTAGACGCAATGGCTACAGTATTATCCGTACTCCCTCCATCTACAATGATGATTTCCTTTTCCCCACCTAACAGGGTGACTTGTTCTAGTATTCCTCTAACTTTTCTCTCTTCATTTAATACTGGGATAATAATTGAAACCATAGTGATACCTCGTTTCAGAAAAAAGTGACTACTGTATATATTATTGTAAATTACAAATGCACCATCAACATTTACATAAGATGATACCAGATAAA from Serpentinicella alkaliphila harbors:
- a CDS encoding aminoglycoside phosphotransferase family protein, with product MLINTLEVKIRDYVKANDLRKYLTIENHFKVKFLAQGEYNINFTLEDKNNKYVFRVNTGSQLELENQIKYEYNALKSLESSSVTPKVFFVDDTKSYFDYGILIMEYLEGRPLEYDKDLKKAAKVFSRIHSIDVNSIKNNFITEHNVFTDRIDEGSRLLREYLKSPKPDKKLKIFFEMFLDWAQQNKDRERYFADNKWLVINNTEVNSHNFIIGPKNNYLIDWEKPVISDPCQDLSQFLAPTTTLWKANYLLSEEEKNTFFRTYIENLEGKDRHIKERVRLYNPYLYLRALSWCAYAWLEYQKPDKEIKNMDTFRKIQEYLDIYFMKNLLKDYFKVNI
- a CDS encoding TIGR04283 family arsenosugar biosynthesis glycosyltransferase → MVSIIIPVLNEERKVRGILEQVTLLGGEKEIIIVDGGSTDNTVAIASKYGRVIHSEKGRSKQMNSGAKESNGDILWFVHSDSIINVEALSAIEESIKSGYTGGGFSLYFYDYDTIFMKFVAATSNIRAKYLGIYFGDQGIFVRKDVFLELGGYPNIELMEDWELSKRLFKSGKIKILSIPIGTSARRFQNGGQLRTLLFMHKIKLLYVLGVPPSKLSKMYREVR
- a CDS encoding TIGR04282 family arsenosugar biosynthesis glycosyltransferase, whose translation is MKALILMTRVPIPGCTKTRLMEILTGDECAELHKCFLMDLFKIFSFINDDIQIFLTYTPEQAFGLIKDMVPETVRCFPQVGDDLGKKMSNAFRYVFEKGYEKVCLMGADIPYIQPYEIKDSFNKLEKSDVVLGPTLDGGYYFIGIKKYNGGIFSNKLKWGNESVLEGTIDIVNNLDLKLALTYKHRDIDTKEDLFDLKQRADVGYFKDKTLPTNTITFINKLWSDKYNANKYIRG